In Archocentrus centrarchus isolate MPI-CPG fArcCen1 chromosome 24, fArcCen1, whole genome shotgun sequence, one DNA window encodes the following:
- the LOC115774664 gene encoding interferon-induced protein 44-like — MGGLFSKAPPPTPKLLDTPWRQFNWGNKHDDLQYVNNYKPQTEGQQLRILLNGPVGAGKSSFLNSVKSVLQNRICLETPVRGTSHSSCTKKYKTHRIPMGDSDSFFPFVFNDMMGLNASSNRKARQIHVKDVKRALKGHVKEGYKFNPECKLSKDDPHYNRTPSANDRVDILVFVIDASTVSSMNQETREVIEDIRDEADDMEVPKIVIFTRIDEACPKINREIKNVFKSISLKKKIEQFSTDTGISLNCIFPVKNYNSEYDLKTDADALILDTLRHIIERGDDFLNRKFRS; from the exons ATGGGAGGACTGTTTTCAAAAGCTCCTCCTCCTACACCGAAGT TACTTGATACACCATGGAGGCAGTTTAACTGGGG aaataaacatgatgATCTGCAGTATGTGAACAACTACAAGCCTCAGACTGAAGGACAGCAGCTCAGGATTCTTCTTAATGGGCCGGTCGGGGCTGGAAAGTCCAGTTTTCTTAACTCTGTTAAaagtgtcctacagaacagaatATGTCTTGAGACTCCCGTCCGAGGCACCTCTCATTCATCGTGCACCAAAAAG TACAAAACCCACAGGATCCCAATGGGAGACTCAGATTCCTTTTTCCCTTTTGTCTTCAATGACATGATGGGATTGAATGCCAGCAGCAACAGAAAAGCCAGACAAATTCATGTGAAGGATGTCAAGCGGGCACTGAAGGGACACGTAAAAGAAGGTTATAAG ttcaatCCTGAATGTAAACTGTCAAAAGATGACCCACATTACAACAGAACTCCGTCTGCCAATGACAGAGTGGACATTCTGGTTTTTGTCATTGATGCCAGCACTGTATCCTCGATGAACCAAGAGACCAGAGAGGTGATAGAGGACATCAGAGATGAAGCTGATGACATGG AGGTTCCAAAAATTGTCATTTTCACCAGAATTGATGAGGCTTGTCCTAAGATCAACAGAGAAATCAAGAACGTCTTCAAGAGCATATCTCTAAAGAAAAAG attGAGCAGTTCAGTACAGACACAGGGATCTCCCTTAACTGCATCTTCCCAGTGAAGAACTACAATTCAGAATATGACCTGAAGACTGATGCTGATGCTTTAATCCTGGACACTCTGAGACACATCATTGAAAGAGGAGACGATTTCCTCAACAGAAAGTTCAGGTCCTAA